A single genomic interval of Spirosoma linguale DSM 74 harbors:
- a CDS encoding thiamine pyrophosphate protein domain protein TPP-binding protein (PFAM: thiamine pyrophosphate protein domain protein TPP-binding; thiamine pyrophosphate protein central region; thiamine pyrophosphate protein TPP binding domain protein~KEGG: sme:SM_b20095 putative pyruvate oxidase protein) produces MAKTGADLLVERLLEWGVDTIFSLPGDGINGIYESLRNRQDKIKLIQVRHEEAAAFMACGYAKFTGKLGVCLATSGCGGIHLLNGLYDAKYDSQPVLAITGHTAHDVSGTFYQQDVDLVKVFADVAAYNERVMGPDHVVNVLDQAVRTSLGQRTVTHISFPKDYQEWTASDDTRSQPNVPNHSSATRVSHNVVPDTHELHRAAELINAGEKVVIFAGRGCLDARDEVLALSDAVGGPIIKALLGKGVVPDTDPHTTGGLGLLGTAPSQDAMQECDTLIMIGTRFPYLEYFPKPGQARTVQIDIDPSHIGLRTPVEIGLLGSSKAVLQALLPLIKRKDDQSFLEKSQQRMTHWNELLTERATQDVMPMKPQVVPHIISPLLNDDAIVTCDCGNNTTWAARHIQLRGTMQFSTSGLLATMASGLPYAIAASVAHPGKQVVALVGDGGFTMLMGELATAVKYKLPIKVFIFHNNSYGQIKWEQIVMEGNPEFAVDLHSIDFAAYARACGATGFTIDDPKNADAIIRQAMAYEGPVVVDAIVDANEPPMPGKITTDQAIEFAKALVRGEKDRSEIIKNVITDQFNEAVATKGRSLLNVIPGLG; encoded by the coding sequence ATGGCAAAAACAGGAGCCGACCTGCTGGTCGAACGACTTTTAGAATGGGGTGTCGATACCATATTCAGCCTCCCCGGCGACGGCATCAACGGCATTTATGAATCCCTGCGTAACCGGCAGGATAAGATCAAACTCATTCAGGTGCGGCATGAGGAAGCTGCTGCCTTTATGGCCTGTGGCTACGCGAAGTTTACCGGTAAGCTGGGTGTTTGTCTGGCTACGTCGGGTTGTGGCGGCATTCATCTGCTCAACGGACTCTACGATGCCAAGTACGATTCGCAGCCCGTTTTGGCCATAACGGGGCACACCGCCCACGATGTCAGCGGGACGTTTTATCAGCAGGATGTCGATCTGGTGAAGGTATTTGCCGATGTAGCCGCCTACAACGAGCGGGTAATGGGGCCGGATCACGTCGTGAATGTGCTCGACCAGGCCGTTCGTACGTCGCTGGGACAGCGTACCGTTACGCATATTTCGTTTCCGAAAGATTATCAGGAATGGACCGCGAGCGACGATACCCGGTCGCAGCCTAACGTACCTAATCATAGCAGTGCCACGCGGGTGAGCCACAATGTTGTCCCCGATACCCACGAGCTGCACCGTGCCGCCGAGCTGATCAATGCCGGTGAGAAAGTGGTCATTTTTGCGGGTCGGGGTTGTCTGGATGCCCGCGACGAAGTGCTGGCCCTGTCTGATGCCGTTGGCGGGCCAATTATCAAAGCCCTGCTGGGCAAAGGCGTTGTGCCCGATACCGACCCGCATACAACCGGTGGCCTGGGGCTGCTGGGTACCGCTCCCTCGCAGGATGCCATGCAGGAGTGCGACACGCTGATCATGATTGGTACGCGCTTCCCGTATCTCGAATATTTCCCGAAACCGGGTCAGGCACGCACCGTGCAGATTGACATCGACCCGTCACATATCGGACTACGAACACCGGTCGAAATTGGGCTTCTGGGTAGTAGTAAGGCCGTTTTGCAAGCCTTGTTGCCGCTCATCAAGCGTAAAGACGACCAGAGTTTCCTGGAAAAATCGCAGCAACGCATGACACACTGGAACGAGCTGCTCACCGAGCGCGCAACTCAGGATGTTATGCCCATGAAGCCGCAGGTGGTGCCGCATATCATTAGCCCATTGCTCAACGACGACGCCATTGTTACCTGCGACTGTGGCAACAATACAACCTGGGCCGCGCGGCATATTCAGCTGCGGGGAACCATGCAGTTTTCGACGTCGGGACTATTGGCTACCATGGCCTCCGGGCTACCCTATGCCATTGCGGCCTCGGTGGCGCATCCGGGCAAGCAGGTGGTAGCGCTGGTGGGCGATGGCGGCTTTACGATGCTGATGGGCGAGCTGGCTACGGCGGTCAAATACAAGCTGCCCATCAAGGTGTTCATCTTCCACAATAACTCGTATGGACAGATAAAATGGGAGCAGATTGTGATGGAGGGAAACCCTGAGTTTGCCGTCGATCTGCACTCCATCGACTTTGCGGCCTACGCACGGGCTTGCGGAGCAACCGGCTTCACCATCGACGATCCGAAAAATGCCGACGCCATTATCCGGCAGGCGATGGCGTATGAGGGGCCGGTTGTTGTCGATGCTATTGTCGATGCGAACGAGCCACCCATGCCCGGAAAAATCACGACCGATCAGGCCATTGAGTTTGCCAAAGCCCTTGTGCGCGGAGAGAAAGACCGCAGTGAGATCATAAAGAATGTGATTACCGATCAGTTTAACGAAGCCGTAGCCACTAAAGGCCGCAGCTTGTTAAACGTGATTCCCGGTTTAGGTTAA
- a CDS encoding protein of unknown function DUF1684 (PFAM: protein of unknown function DUF1684~KEGG: ank:AnaeK_0098 protein of unknown function DUF1684), with protein sequence MRFLFILLSSFLTTVSVAQTPFNEQLARHRETYKKDLLASAGGPIKVEADLAYVQFYAPDSTYRITATAERILNAEPFEMPTYNGQTRSHVAYARLSFVLKGKKQQLTLYRNLNVIRMPEYRDYLFLPFKDATSGTETYGGGRYIDLRTGDIKDGRVTIDFNKAYNPYCAFQEGYPCPIPPKNNTLSVAVEAGEKAYGKAH encoded by the coding sequence ATGCGTTTTCTGTTCATTCTGCTGAGTTCATTTCTAACGACGGTTTCTGTTGCTCAAACGCCTTTTAACGAGCAGCTTGCCCGGCATCGCGAAACCTATAAGAAAGACTTACTGGCTTCGGCAGGAGGGCCAATCAAGGTTGAGGCCGATCTGGCCTATGTGCAGTTTTACGCGCCCGATTCTACTTACCGTATAACGGCTACGGCGGAGCGAATCCTCAATGCGGAACCGTTTGAGATGCCGACATACAATGGACAGACAAGGTCGCACGTGGCCTATGCGCGGCTATCCTTTGTGCTGAAGGGTAAAAAGCAACAGTTGACTCTGTACAGGAATCTGAACGTGATTCGCATGCCCGAATACCGCGATTATCTGTTTCTGCCTTTCAAAGATGCCACTTCAGGTACAGAAACCTACGGGGGTGGCCGTTATATCGACCTGCGCACGGGCGACATCAAAGACGGCCGCGTAACCATAGATTTTAACAAAGCTTATAACCCCTACTGCGCCTTTCAGGAAGGATACCCCTGTCCGATTCCACCAAAGAACAACACCTTATCCGTAGCTGTCGAAGCGGGCGAAAAAGCCTATGGAAAAGCACATTGA
- a CDS encoding O-methyltransferase family 2 (PFAM: O-methyltransferase family 2; Methyltransferase type 12~KEGG: dol:Dole_0926 O-methyltransferase family protein), which translates to MFNAPLPDPAPITRHLRAMFGSRLLLAAVHHLNVFETLSAGPLSLPDLSRTLGLNERPAMTLFPALCAMELLQWDEAGRLALTDLGRFLTVDHVPNLTGYTGLEKDDPGALEMAVRLKNDGPLQTDEGISFVKEGEGPSPMDDPELSRKFTLGLAGRARHLSPIVAANISKREGHLLDVAGGTGFYTYEWLLANPTSTATLFDRPAVLAVSAELLDEFSRSGRPGAAQVKERVTFMPGDMLTDELPQTDLLLAASLFHDWPTPTCQALATRFAAALRPGGELWVHDAFLNDTLDGPLAVTDYSAQLFWVTKGRCYSRAEYRSWFAGASLEPTPTTIPTQLDYGLIWARKPL; encoded by the coding sequence ATGTTCAACGCTCCCCTACCCGATCCCGCACCAATTACCCGCCATTTACGGGCTATGTTCGGCTCACGTTTGTTACTGGCTGCCGTCCATCACCTGAACGTTTTCGAGACACTAAGCGCCGGACCGCTCTCTTTGCCCGATCTGAGCCGAACGCTTGGTTTGAACGAACGCCCAGCCATGACGTTATTTCCCGCTCTTTGTGCCATGGAACTGCTTCAGTGGGACGAAGCCGGGCGTCTTGCCCTCACGGATCTGGGCCGTTTTCTGACCGTTGACCATGTGCCGAACCTGACGGGCTATACCGGTCTGGAAAAAGACGATCCGGGAGCACTCGAAATGGCCGTCCGGCTCAAAAACGACGGCCCACTCCAGACCGACGAAGGCATTTCGTTCGTGAAAGAAGGCGAAGGTCCATCGCCCATGGACGACCCGGAGCTATCCCGGAAATTTACGCTGGGTCTGGCGGGCCGGGCCCGACACCTGTCGCCTATTGTGGCGGCAAACATATCGAAGCGCGAAGGCCATTTGCTCGACGTAGCTGGTGGAACCGGCTTTTATACCTACGAATGGTTGCTGGCAAACCCCACTTCCACCGCTACCCTGTTCGACCGGCCAGCCGTACTGGCGGTGTCGGCCGAGTTGCTGGACGAATTCAGCCGAAGCGGGCGACCGGGGGCGGCCCAGGTAAAAGAACGGGTAACCTTTATGCCGGGCGATATGCTGACGGATGAGCTTCCGCAAACGGATCTGCTGTTAGCGGCCAGCCTTTTTCATGACTGGCCAACGCCCACCTGCCAGGCACTGGCCACACGCTTTGCGGCTGCGCTCCGACCCGGTGGTGAACTCTGGGTGCACGATGCATTTCTGAACGATACCCTGGATGGGCCGCTGGCCGTTACAGACTATTCGGCTCAGCTGTTTTGGGTGACCAAAGGTCGGTGTTACAGCCGGGCCGAGTACCGGAGCTGGTTTGCCGGGGCCAGTCTGGAACCAACCCCAACAACCATTCCGACCCAACTGGATTATGGCCTCATCTGGGCGCGCAAACCTCTTTAA